The following are from one region of the Halarcobacter sp. genome:
- the rlmN gene encoding 23S rRNA (adenine(2503)-C(2))-methyltransferase RlmN → MNSIYDYTLDELKGKLKPSFRAKQVYNWIYKKYVTSYDDMKNIPKDLIQDLKENYPIDILEIVKKEKSSDGSIKYLFKLRDGHTVESVLLLMKKKVINDDGTIEQSEKFTVCISTQVGCKVGCTFCLTAKGGFVRNLTVGEIVNQIVQIKRDNNIPENKTLNIVFMGMGEPLDNYDNFVHSVKVFSEEDGLAINRRRQTVSTSGLSTKIEKLANEELGIQLAISLHAVDDDLRSELIPMNKAYNIKSIIDAVRKFPIDTRKKVMFEYLVIKDKNDDIESAKKLLKLLDGIKAKVNLIYFNPYPGTSYQRPQRDDMVKFQEYLTSRGLLCTIRESKGLDISAACGQLKEKETNASS, encoded by the coding sequence ATGAATTCAATATATGATTACACATTAGATGAGTTAAAAGGAAAATTAAAACCAAGCTTTAGAGCAAAGCAGGTTTACAATTGGATATATAAAAAATATGTAACTTCATATGACGATATGAAGAATATTCCAAAAGATTTAATTCAAGATTTAAAAGAAAATTATCCAATAGATATTTTAGAGATTGTTAAAAAAGAGAAAAGTTCTGATGGAAGTATAAAGTATCTATTTAAATTAAGAGATGGACATACAGTTGAATCTGTACTTCTTCTAATGAAGAAAAAAGTTATAAATGATGATGGAACAATTGAACAAAGTGAAAAATTCACCGTTTGTATCTCAACACAAGTTGGATGTAAAGTAGGGTGTACATTTTGTCTTACAGCAAAAGGTGGATTTGTAAGAAATCTAACAGTTGGTGAAATAGTAAATCAAATTGTACAAATAAAAAGAGATAACAATATTCCTGAAAACAAAACATTAAATATTGTTTTTATGGGTATGGGTGAACCACTTGATAATTATGACAATTTTGTTCATTCAGTAAAAGTATTTTCAGAAGAAGATGGACTAGCAATAAACAGAAGAAGACAAACAGTTTCAACTTCAGGATTATCAACAAAAATTGAAAAACTTGCAAATGAAGAACTTGGTATTCAACTTGCTATCTCTTTACATGCAGTTGATGATGATTTAAGAAGTGAATTGATTCCTATGAATAAAGCATACAATATAAAATCAATTATTGATGCAGTTAGAAAGTTTCCAATTGATACTAGAAAAAAAGTTATGTTTGAATATTTGGTTATAAAAGATAAAAATGATGATATTGAATCTGCTAAAAAATTATTGAAATTATTAGATGGAATTAAAGCTAAAGTAAACTTGATATATTTTAATCCTTATCCAGGTACTTCATATCAAAGACCACAAAGGGATGATATGGTAAAATTCCAAGAATATTTAACAAGTAGAGGTTTACTATGTACAATTAGAGAATCAAAAGGACTTGATATCTCTGCTGCATGTGGACAATTAAAAGAGAAGGAAACAAATGCAAGCTCTTGA